One window from the genome of Sandaracinaceae bacterium encodes:
- a CDS encoding alpha/beta fold hydrolase, whose protein sequence is MRVTSSKRRTIGCLGVLFALYTAYCVVLYRAQSLLFFPGAGPAQVNAAPPGTHELRITHPDGVATDVWFRPPDGAGPFPLVVVLHGNGDRIDRGAADAFDWLNRLGFAVALPEYRGYGRSGGEPSEVAVTADLARVMAQLAARADVDAARVVYFGTSLGTCFAGQLAARRPPRALILRTPFLRTDMMALRHFAPPFLVTNPFRNDLALASFRAPTLILQHTRDEIAPPEDSVALAELMPQATLVAVDAYHNEPHDPRELLREYNAIEAFLARHR, encoded by the coding sequence GTGAGGGTGACCTCCTCGAAGCGTCGCACCATCGGCTGCCTCGGCGTACTGTTCGCGCTCTACACGGCGTACTGCGTGGTGCTCTACCGAGCGCAGTCCTTGTTGTTCTTCCCTGGCGCTGGCCCTGCCCAGGTGAACGCCGCACCACCGGGCACGCACGAGCTGCGCATCACGCACCCGGACGGAGTGGCGACCGATGTGTGGTTCCGGCCCCCTGATGGGGCAGGACCTTTCCCGCTCGTGGTCGTGTTGCACGGCAACGGCGACCGCATCGACCGCGGCGCCGCGGATGCCTTCGACTGGCTGAACCGTCTCGGCTTCGCGGTGGCTCTCCCCGAGTACCGTGGTTACGGCCGCTCGGGGGGCGAACCCTCGGAGGTGGCCGTGACCGCCGACCTGGCGCGCGTGATGGCGCAGCTCGCTGCCCGCGCCGACGTGGACGCCGCCCGCGTGGTGTACTTCGGCACCTCGCTCGGGACGTGCTTCGCAGGGCAACTGGCCGCGCGCCGGCCACCGCGTGCGCTCATCCTGCGGACGCCATTCTTGCGCACTGACATGATGGCGCTGCGTCACTTCGCGCCGCCATTCCTGGTGACGAACCCCTTCCGCAACGACCTGGCCCTCGCGTCGTTCCGCGCGCCCACGCTGATCCTGCAGCACACGCGCGACGAGATCGCGCCTCCCGAGGACTCGGTAGCCTTGGCGGAGCTGATGCCGCAGGCCACGCTGGTGGCGGTGGACGCGTATCACAATGAGCCGCACGACCCACGCGAGCTGCTGCGCGAGTACAACGCGATCGAGGCGTTCTTGGCGCGGCACCGCTGA
- a CDS encoding GIY-YIG nuclease family protein, producing MPLLAFDLKFGEGFLARVGTGPGVYRYADAEGVVIYVGKAKNLRRRLASYRNAGRKKAHRKMHRIVKAASSLSYEEVASEEAALLAENALIRELRPVLNVEGAFTFLYPAIGFGRTERHVLLCFTTQSEEYGTQGLEWYGTFRSRLRAKLAFDALVELLGLVGHPEKRAALPAHVSLRGSRLVGVRQLPAGIVESLPRFLAGEEGAFLGELARALLERPRARREAGDVQEKLVLLKHFFERDAARLHDALSKSGAAGTFVSRTDRDALFIRARSDVDRGA from the coding sequence GTGCCTCTGCTCGCGTTCGACCTCAAGTTCGGCGAAGGGTTCCTCGCCCGGGTCGGCACGGGTCCCGGCGTATATCGCTACGCAGACGCCGAGGGCGTCGTCATCTATGTCGGCAAGGCCAAGAACCTGCGTCGTCGCTTGGCCAGCTATCGCAATGCGGGGCGCAAGAAGGCCCACCGCAAGATGCATCGCATCGTGAAGGCGGCGAGCAGCCTCAGCTACGAAGAGGTCGCCTCAGAGGAGGCCGCATTGCTCGCCGAGAACGCGCTGATTCGGGAGCTGAGGCCGGTCCTCAACGTGGAGGGCGCCTTCACGTTCCTCTACCCGGCCATCGGCTTCGGGCGGACCGAGCGGCACGTGCTCTTGTGCTTCACCACCCAGTCGGAGGAGTACGGGACGCAAGGGCTAGAGTGGTACGGGACGTTCCGCTCTCGGCTCCGCGCGAAACTCGCCTTCGACGCTCTCGTAGAACTCCTCGGCTTGGTCGGCCACCCGGAGAAGCGCGCAGCGCTCCCCGCGCACGTCTCTCTTCGGGGATCGCGCTTGGTCGGGGTGAGGCAGCTCCCCGCGGGCATCGTCGAAAGCCTGCCTCGGTTCCTCGCGGGCGAAGAGGGCGCCTTCCTGGGGGAGCTCGCGCGCGCACTGCTCGAGAGGCCGCGAGCCCGCCGTGAAGCGGGTGACGTCCAGGAGAAGCTCGTCCTGCTCAAGCACTTCTTCGAGAGGGACGCGGCGCGCCTCCACGACGCCTTGAGCAAGAGTGGAGCGGCGGGCACCTTCGTCTCACGCACAGATCGGGACGCGCTGTTCATCCGCGCGCGGTCCGACGTGGATCGCGGCGCGTGA
- a CDS encoding DUF3857 domain-containing protein gives MSRNALAAALRPRALVHRTTLASPSMRHHSLLSLALVALTLVAGCGGSGGGGSTLPESQPAPPLPIEAVRAAAEAAPEDPTRQLALLDAELHDEGGDPTRWAVVAERVERLAPGNPRAHLMIARVAYLHGEPERSAEHYLRAIESAAVTAGSAAIAEVAASSLGDMGTLAPNMPTTVAARVAAILANPGHIGGATVSSLSGMLISFAYRAGDLARVRALADGMGCITSYRVAGPFGPEVMTGFDRSYPAAGVGPLAATYDLGPHRGQQPTRALEARGCVVSIAESAARSGPGTSYAEAFVEVPRSGDFWLLVDIGVAYELSLDGRRVVRADRRRDVSPRLTFHRVTLEAGRHELEVRTTARAGNPAIMVALMADDGLRPRAEAPSTTYDGSLPAEGAGLSGLDLWVAVRQALDRGNGVLAREYATRMGERPGAAMQALAIQVAQNDPFLEDQQRQTRVLSLVRSLRARDPLMWNAALQDARQASGEGRDQEALALARQMHTQWPTLAPVTLFLVELLVARGWDGEADGLIAEATAAIPGACTPLYSTLSGAQRRGVAREIDAAVEAIVACDATSSARYERRMAQRNWDGARAEIDRLTAFEPPQARALLLGWHLEVARSVSDDRRVNEILTELSTLTPRDVDVVAEQADRQLARGRRDEALATMERALEHDRPAMISLIYPRRALFARDELSEHRLDGAQVLRDFEASGRTYSEPAVLVLDYTVVRVFEDGSRLVLTHNIWKMQSEEAVDEHGEFAAPGNAYLFRLHTVKADGTRLEPDMIEGKDTISMPNLQIGDYVEYEYVQYVPPTSSYAAGVVGGRFMFQGFEKPYDRSELVVVVPTSMGALVVDPRGPAPEVVRETRGPLEVYRWRVNESRPLVAESGSISALEYLPSINWGVGANWDELFAMLSDQLQDQDVVDPAARRLARRLVQGQETLRGRALAVYGWVTENIESTDGGLFDSAGLMLAGRRGNRARVMRYLLGLADVPADLVLVRGFGGDQTRSPLPDTDTYDDVLLRIGRGSDAIYTTTAARGLSFGYIPEHLAGQDGVVLSAEAERVTIPAAPANQDLSVVDVVVQLDATGAATVSVRETYVGAAASSWRENLRAVAEAELQQRFEEGYVAHVVPGAHVTSLRILGRGDPEAPLVLEYSFQVPAIGRVQGDRWMIPPLFGVRLAPRFAETPTRRTTQIVGAIAQDVRMRVIPPRGAPMAVPGADAALRGPGGAEVRVTGAVGAGDTTVTTSVRVPLARIAPSDYAAFADFCRRADDALSRELGISIR, from the coding sequence GTGAGCCGCAACGCCCTCGCCGCCGCGCTTCGTCCGCGTGCTCTCGTCCATCGCACCACCCTCGCTTCTCCTTCCATGCGTCACCACTCCCTGCTCTCCCTCGCTCTCGTCGCGCTCACCCTCGTCGCCGGCTGCGGTGGCTCGGGCGGAGGTGGCAGCACGCTGCCCGAGTCCCAGCCCGCGCCGCCGCTGCCCATCGAGGCCGTGCGCGCCGCGGCCGAGGCGGCCCCCGAAGACCCCACGCGCCAGCTGGCCCTGCTGGACGCCGAGCTGCACGACGAAGGCGGAGACCCCACGCGCTGGGCCGTGGTCGCCGAGCGCGTGGAGCGCCTGGCCCCCGGTAACCCGCGCGCGCACCTCATGATCGCCCGCGTGGCCTACCTGCACGGCGAGCCCGAGCGCTCCGCCGAGCACTACCTGCGCGCCATCGAGAGCGCCGCCGTGACAGCGGGGTCCGCCGCCATCGCGGAGGTCGCCGCCAGTAGCCTCGGTGACATGGGCACGCTGGCCCCCAACATGCCCACGACGGTGGCCGCGCGCGTCGCCGCCATCCTCGCGAACCCCGGGCACATCGGCGGTGCCACGGTGTCGTCGCTGTCCGGCATGCTCATCAGCTTCGCCTATCGCGCTGGAGACCTGGCGCGTGTGCGAGCGCTGGCGGACGGCATGGGCTGCATCACGTCCTACCGTGTGGCCGGCCCCTTTGGCCCGGAAGTCATGACGGGCTTCGACCGCTCCTACCCCGCGGCGGGCGTTGGCCCGCTGGCCGCCACCTACGACCTCGGGCCTCATCGCGGTCAGCAGCCCACGCGGGCGCTCGAGGCGCGCGGGTGCGTGGTGTCCATCGCCGAGAGCGCCGCGCGCAGCGGCCCGGGTACCAGCTACGCGGAGGCCTTCGTGGAGGTGCCCCGCAGCGGTGACTTCTGGCTCTTGGTGGACATCGGCGTGGCGTACGAGCTGTCGCTCGACGGCCGCCGCGTGGTGCGCGCCGATCGCCGCCGCGACGTGAGCCCGCGCCTCACGTTCCATCGGGTCACGCTCGAGGCAGGTCGTCACGAGCTGGAGGTCCGCACCACCGCACGCGCCGGCAACCCGGCGATCATGGTGGCGCTCATGGCCGATGACGGGCTGCGGCCCCGCGCCGAGGCCCCCTCCACCACCTATGACGGCAGCTTGCCAGCCGAGGGCGCAGGGCTGAGCGGCCTCGACCTGTGGGTGGCCGTGCGGCAAGCGCTCGACCGCGGCAACGGCGTGCTGGCGCGCGAGTACGCCACGCGCATGGGGGAGCGGCCCGGTGCCGCCATGCAGGCGCTGGCCATCCAGGTGGCGCAGAACGACCCATTCCTCGAGGACCAGCAGCGTCAGACGCGCGTGCTCAGCCTGGTTCGCTCGCTGCGCGCGCGGGACCCGCTGATGTGGAACGCCGCGCTGCAAGACGCGCGGCAGGCGTCGGGCGAGGGCCGCGACCAAGAGGCGCTCGCGCTCGCGCGGCAGATGCATACGCAGTGGCCCACGCTGGCACCGGTCACGTTGTTCCTGGTGGAGCTGCTGGTGGCGCGCGGCTGGGACGGTGAGGCCGACGGCCTGATCGCCGAAGCCACCGCCGCCATTCCCGGCGCCTGCACCCCGCTCTACAGCACGCTCTCGGGCGCGCAGCGGCGCGGCGTGGCCCGCGAGATCGACGCGGCCGTGGAGGCCATCGTGGCCTGCGACGCCACGTCCAGCGCACGCTACGAGCGCCGCATGGCGCAGCGCAACTGGGACGGGGCGCGGGCCGAGATCGACCGCCTCACCGCGTTCGAGCCGCCGCAGGCGCGCGCCCTCTTGCTCGGCTGGCACCTCGAGGTGGCGCGCTCGGTCAGCGACGACCGGCGCGTGAACGAGATCCTCACCGAGCTGAGCACGCTGACCCCGCGCGACGTGGACGTGGTGGCGGAGCAGGCCGACCGGCAGCTGGCGCGCGGTCGCCGGGACGAGGCGCTGGCCACCATGGAGCGCGCGCTCGAGCACGACCGCCCTGCCATGATCAGCCTGATCTACCCGCGCCGGGCCCTGTTCGCGCGGGACGAGCTGTCCGAGCACCGCCTCGACGGGGCCCAGGTGCTGCGCGACTTCGAGGCCAGCGGGCGCACCTACAGCGAGCCGGCCGTGCTGGTGCTGGACTACACCGTGGTGCGCGTCTTCGAGGACGGCTCGCGCCTCGTGCTCACGCACAACATCTGGAAGATGCAGAGCGAGGAGGCCGTGGACGAGCATGGTGAGTTCGCCGCACCCGGCAATGCCTACCTGTTCCGGCTGCACACGGTGAAGGCCGACGGAACCCGCCTCGAGCCCGACATGATCGAGGGCAAGGACACCATCTCCATGCCCAACCTGCAGATCGGCGACTACGTGGAGTACGAGTACGTGCAGTACGTGCCGCCCACGTCGTCCTACGCGGCTGGTGTGGTGGGTGGCCGCTTCATGTTCCAGGGCTTCGAGAAGCCCTACGACCGCAGCGAGCTCGTGGTGGTGGTGCCCACCAGCATGGGCGCCCTGGTGGTGGACCCGCGCGGTCCGGCACCGGAGGTGGTGCGCGAGACGCGTGGGCCGCTCGAGGTCTACCGCTGGCGCGTCAACGAGAGCCGGCCACTGGTGGCGGAGAGCGGCTCGATCTCGGCCCTCGAGTACCTGCCCTCCATCAACTGGGGCGTGGGCGCGAATTGGGACGAGCTGTTCGCCATGCTGAGCGATCAGCTTCAGGACCAAGACGTGGTGGACCCCGCCGCCCGTCGCTTGGCCCGGCGCCTCGTGCAGGGGCAGGAGACGCTGCGTGGCCGCGCCCTGGCCGTCTACGGGTGGGTGACCGAGAACATCGAGAGCACGGACGGTGGCCTGTTCGACTCGGCTGGCCTGATGCTGGCCGGTCGCCGCGGCAACCGCGCGCGCGTCATGCGCTACCTGCTGGGGCTGGCCGACGTGCCGGCCGACCTGGTGCTGGTGCGTGGCTTCGGGGGCGATCAGACGCGCTCCCCGCTGCCGGATACCGACACGTATGACGACGTGCTGCTGCGCATCGGCCGCGGCAGCGACGCCATCTACACCACCACCGCCGCGCGCGGGCTGTCCTTCGGCTACATCCCGGAGCACCTGGCGGGCCAGGACGGCGTGGTGCTGTCGGCCGAGGCGGAGCGTGTGACCATCCCCGCGGCCCCGGCGAACCAGGACCTGAGCGTGGTGGACGTGGTGGTGCAGCTCGATGCCACCGGCGCCGCCACGGTGTCGGTGCGCGAGACCTACGTGGGTGCCGCCGCATCGAGCTGGCGCGAGAACCTGCGCGCCGTCGCCGAGGCCGAGCTGCAGCAGCGCTTCGAAGAGGGCTATGTGGCGCACGTGGTGCCCGGCGCACACGTCACCAGCCTGCGCATCCTGGGCCGGGGCGACCCCGAGGCCCCGCTGGTGCTCGAGTACTCCTTCCAGGTGCCGGCCATCGGCCGCGTCCAGGGAGACCGCTGGATGATCCCACCGCTCTTCGGCGTGCGGCTCGCCCCGCGCTTCGCCGAGACGCCCACGCGCCGCACCACGCAGATCGTGGGAGCCATCGCCCAGGACGTGCGCATGCGGGTGATCCCGCCGCGTGGCGCACCCATGGCGGTGCCGGGCGCAGACGCTGCCCTGCGTGGCCCGGGCGGCGCCGAGGTGCGCGTGACCGGCGCCGTGGGAGCCGGCGACACCACCGTGACCACGAGCGTGCGGGTTCCCCTCGCCCGCATCGCGCCGAGCGACTACGCGGCGTTCGCGGACTTCTGCCGGCGCGCCGATGATGCGCTGTCGCGGGAGTTGGGCATCTCGATTCGTTGA
- a CDS encoding DUF3857 domain-containing protein: MHRLLLAPLALLALSLTPALWVTSAAAQNPYDTAQRDLARVAKTFGREARGMNPLLELMGNWDDTTPARTQSLLDTLARDRTLSPARRAYVGYLAARGQLRLGRPAEAERAMAALGFVTDWQVIGPFDNEGRAGFNTEMPPETERMAAFDASARYRGREREVGWRSYPHVSELGYVNFDAVFRPFQNTCGFATTTVHADRARAISLNFGAGGAIKVYWNGQEVYSDAVTRSPYPERSAVTVGAHAGANRLLVKVCITEQSWGFLMRLGDGEGGVTTGLRVDASELPVVTAGHAPGITLPTLQGPLEALMGALPARATEASAAADAALSEEERETRAAALYDAAHFLTMSNADDPAEHTARQLAARAAELAPTVARLRLAAELTDQRGEAMRFTQRAAELFPNDPESLLLQAVVRRTGLTPEDALPILDRLDASRPRGLPVIQSKMLRAAVLLHLDMAESSRELLLSMSRALRGSPSFETEQAALAMATARTDEMVAHERAAVQLRYDNLDARRSLIGDALRRGERAEVSAHLDVVRSLTDDSGTGLQYVSAVHESLGDADAAIEALLAARALCPEDADSTVAHGRLLLRQNQRDAAVAALRDAMALRPQDAATRELIEQIQPEERADEAYAVNAETLLARRARGDGYPLTMLQELTVNTVYENGLGSSFTQIAAQLHTRDGADNFREYGIQFDPSSQRVDVRLARVYRANGEVLEATRLYQQSLGEPWYRIYYDTRALVVVFPTLEPGDVVELRYRVDDVAHRNLFADYYGDMHFLVGGSPTRRMDYILRTPASREFFFNEPHMPTLQHERTVEGDVRVDHFYAENIAPLYSEPMMPGATEVRPYLHVSTYRTWEDVGRWYWGLIQDQLTMDDSLRQTVRELVAGAPDLATKVRRIHDWVIDNTRYVGLEFGIHGFKPYRVTQIVRRGFGDCKDKASLLYAMFREAGIDAHIVLTRTRQNGDIRDLPASLAVFDHAIAYVPAIDTYIDGTAEYSGVNELPQMDQGVTVLHVWPEGASLRRTPVHPAGRNVHQRTLYVQLNADASANLSVEETVQGVEAAGYRARYRAEGTRQERVERQLRDLFPGLELATQRFGDLTDVEQAVRFNYTGRAPQFALRDGNQLRVMPSTIGSLSRALARTQTRRHTLDLGSTTRYSERRVITLPAGARATTMPAAGEVRSAYGMARMRVTTAGSTITIDTEFELTRDRVPATEYEAFRAWMERADQLFEQRLLVEGGAP; this comes from the coding sequence ATGCATCGACTGCTCCTCGCGCCGCTGGCGCTCCTCGCTCTGTCGCTCACGCCGGCCCTCTGGGTCACGTCGGCCGCGGCTCAAAACCCCTACGACACCGCGCAGCGCGACCTCGCCCGGGTGGCGAAGACCTTCGGGCGTGAGGCACGGGGCATGAACCCGCTGCTGGAGCTGATGGGCAACTGGGACGACACCACCCCCGCGCGCACCCAGAGCCTGCTGGACACGCTGGCCCGTGACCGCACGCTCTCGCCCGCACGGCGCGCCTACGTGGGCTACCTGGCCGCGCGCGGGCAGCTGCGGCTGGGCCGCCCCGCGGAGGCCGAGCGGGCCATGGCAGCGCTGGGCTTCGTGACCGACTGGCAGGTCATCGGCCCCTTCGACAACGAGGGGCGCGCTGGCTTCAACACGGAGATGCCACCCGAGACCGAGCGCATGGCAGCCTTCGACGCGAGCGCGCGCTACCGCGGCCGGGAGCGTGAGGTGGGCTGGCGCAGCTATCCGCACGTCAGCGAGCTGGGCTACGTGAACTTCGACGCCGTCTTCCGGCCCTTCCAGAACACCTGCGGGTTCGCCACCACCACCGTGCACGCAGACCGCGCGCGCGCCATCTCGCTGAACTTCGGCGCGGGCGGGGCCATCAAGGTCTACTGGAACGGACAAGAGGTGTACTCGGACGCCGTCACGCGCAGCCCCTACCCGGAGCGCAGCGCGGTGACCGTGGGCGCGCACGCGGGCGCCAACCGGCTGCTGGTGAAGGTGTGCATCACCGAGCAGAGCTGGGGCTTCCTCATGCGCCTCGGCGACGGCGAGGGTGGCGTCACCACCGGCCTGCGCGTGGACGCGAGCGAGCTGCCGGTGGTCACCGCGGGGCACGCGCCCGGGATCACGCTGCCCACCCTGCAGGGGCCGCTCGAGGCGCTGATGGGCGCCCTGCCCGCGCGCGCCACCGAGGCGTCCGCTGCGGCCGACGCCGCGCTCAGCGAGGAGGAGCGCGAGACGCGCGCCGCGGCCCTGTACGACGCGGCCCACTTCCTGACCATGTCCAACGCCGACGACCCGGCCGAGCACACGGCCCGTCAGCTGGCGGCCCGTGCGGCCGAGCTGGCGCCCACGGTGGCGCGCCTGCGTCTGGCGGCCGAGCTCACGGACCAGCGCGGTGAGGCCATGCGCTTCACGCAGCGTGCCGCGGAGCTGTTCCCCAACGACCCGGAGTCCCTGCTGCTTCAGGCGGTGGTGCGCCGCACCGGTCTCACGCCCGAAGACGCGCTGCCCATCCTGGACCGCCTCGACGCCTCGCGCCCGCGTGGACTGCCCGTCATCCAGTCCAAGATGCTGCGCGCCGCCGTGCTGCTGCACCTCGACATGGCGGAGAGCTCGCGCGAGCTGCTGCTGTCCATGAGCCGCGCGTTGCGTGGGTCGCCCAGCTTCGAGACCGAGCAAGCCGCCCTGGCCATGGCCACGGCGCGCACCGACGAGATGGTGGCCCACGAGCGAGCGGCCGTGCAGCTGCGCTACGACAACCTCGACGCGCGACGCTCGCTGATTGGTGACGCGCTGCGCCGCGGCGAGCGCGCGGAGGTGTCCGCCCACCTCGACGTGGTGCGCTCCCTGACCGACGACTCGGGCACGGGCCTCCAGTACGTGTCGGCGGTGCACGAGTCGCTCGGTGATGCTGACGCCGCCATCGAGGCGCTGCTGGCCGCGCGCGCGCTGTGCCCCGAGGACGCGGACTCCACCGTGGCGCACGGGCGCCTCTTGCTGCGCCAGAACCAGCGCGACGCTGCCGTGGCCGCGCTGCGAGACGCCATGGCGCTCCGCCCGCAGGACGCCGCCACGCGCGAGCTCATCGAGCAGATCCAGCCGGAGGAGCGCGCCGACGAAGCCTACGCCGTGAACGCCGAGACACTGCTGGCGCGTCGCGCGCGGGGCGACGGTTACCCGCTGACCATGCTGCAAGAGCTCACGGTCAACACCGTGTACGAGAACGGTCTCGGGTCGAGCTTCACGCAGATCGCGGCGCAGCTGCACACGCGCGACGGCGCCGACAACTTCCGTGAGTACGGCATCCAGTTCGACCCCAGCAGCCAGCGCGTGGACGTGCGCCTAGCGCGCGTGTACCGCGCCAACGGAGAGGTGCTGGAGGCCACGCGCCTCTACCAGCAGTCGCTGGGTGAGCCCTGGTACCGCATCTACTACGATACACGCGCGCTGGTGGTGGTGTTCCCCACCCTCGAGCCCGGCGACGTGGTGGAGCTGCGCTACCGCGTGGACGACGTGGCGCACCGCAACCTGTTCGCGGACTACTACGGTGACATGCACTTCCTGGTGGGCGGCTCGCCCACGCGGCGCATGGACTACATCCTGCGCACGCCGGCCTCTCGCGAGTTCTTCTTCAACGAGCCGCACATGCCCACGCTGCAGCACGAGCGCACCGTCGAAGGCGACGTGCGGGTGGACCACTTCTACGCCGAGAACATCGCGCCGCTCTACAGCGAGCCCATGATGCCCGGCGCCACCGAGGTGCGCCCTTACCTGCACGTGTCCACGTACCGCACCTGGGAAGACGTGGGCCGCTGGTACTGGGGCCTCATCCAGGACCAGCTCACCATGGACGACTCGCTGCGCCAGACGGTGCGCGAGCTGGTGGCGGGCGCGCCCGACCTGGCCACCAAGGTGCGCCGCATCCACGACTGGGTCATCGACAACACGCGCTACGTGGGGCTCGAGTTCGGCATCCACGGCTTCAAGCCCTACCGCGTCACGCAGATCGTCCGGCGCGGCTTCGGCGACTGCAAGGACAAGGCCTCGCTGCTCTACGCCATGTTCCGCGAAGCCGGCATCGACGCGCACATCGTGCTGACGCGCACGCGCCAGAACGGTGACATCCGCGACCTGCCGGCGTCGCTCGCCGTGTTCGACCACGCCATCGCGTACGTGCCCGCCATCGACACCTACATCGACGGAACGGCCGAGTACAGCGGCGTGAACGAGCTGCCGCAGATGGACCAGGGCGTGACCGTGCTGCACGTGTGGCCCGAGGGCGCTTCGCTGCGCCGCACCCCCGTCCACCCGGCGGGGCGCAACGTCCACCAGCGCACGCTCTACGTGCAGCTCAACGCGGACGCGAGCGCGAACCTCTCCGTGGAGGAGACCGTGCAGGGCGTGGAGGCCGCCGGCTACCGCGCGCGCTACCGCGCCGAGGGCACCCGCCAGGAGCGCGTGGAGCGCCAGCTGCGTGACCTCTTCCCGGGCCTCGAGCTCGCGACGCAGCGCTTCGGAGACCTCACCGACGTGGAGCAGGCCGTGCGCTTCAACTACACGGGCCGCGCGCCGCAGTTCGCGTTGCGCGACGGCAACCAGCTGCGCGTCATGCCCAGCACCATCGGCAGCCTGAGCCGCGCGCTGGCGCGCACGCAGACGCGCCGCCACACGCTGGACCTCGGGTCCACCACCCGCTACTCGGAGCGCCGCGTGATCACGCTGCCGGCCGGCGCACGGGCCACCACCATGCCCGCCGCGGGCGAGGTGCGCAGCGCCTACGGCATGGCGCGCATGCGGGTGACCACCGCGGGCAGCACCATCACCATCGACACCGAGTTCGAGCTCACGCGCGACCGCGTCCCGGCCACCGAGTACGAGGCGTTCCGCGCTTGGATGGAGCGGGCCGACCAGCTCTTCGAGCAGCGCCTGCTGGTGGAAGGGGGTGCGCCGTGA
- a CDS encoding 1-acyl-sn-glycerol-3-phosphate acyltransferase, whose amino-acid sequence MLNLALYQQTRLQPRPLAHRAIADGFLRHEYRRKVALRVVGLERIPEGPVIYAMNHTDAFNYWPFQYALHRAAERYTAAWVKGKNYDGFVASRFMRWTNNIPLASRGYVITRDFVSTVGRLPSADEYRVLRSAVDGAGPIEGSVPKVLLTRGRDMLGRWFDASRETYPEAVTGLMSELMARFVALNHHAIERLGLDVLVFPQGSRSRRLSRGHIGLAQVALHLGATIVPVGCSGSDEVYDSRSVIAKPGAITYRVGKPIRAAHWAAIGPKEPFVPFSHAAETQHRSAFQTVVDEVMERIDELVDEPYRFTDNRCSDGTAGSARFV is encoded by the coding sequence ATGCTGAACCTCGCCCTCTATCAACAGACGCGGCTGCAGCCGCGCCCGCTCGCCCACCGCGCCATCGCGGACGGCTTCTTGCGCCACGAGTACCGCCGAAAGGTGGCCCTGCGCGTGGTGGGGCTCGAGCGCATCCCCGAGGGTCCGGTCATCTACGCGATGAACCACACCGACGCGTTCAACTACTGGCCCTTCCAGTATGCGCTGCACCGGGCGGCCGAGCGCTACACGGCGGCGTGGGTGAAGGGCAAGAACTACGATGGCTTCGTGGCGTCGCGCTTCATGCGCTGGACCAACAACATCCCGCTCGCGTCGCGCGGCTATGTGATCACGCGCGACTTCGTGAGCACCGTGGGGCGGCTGCCGAGCGCCGACGAGTACCGCGTGCTGCGGAGCGCTGTGGACGGTGCGGGACCCATCGAGGGCAGCGTGCCGAAGGTGCTGCTCACGCGCGGGCGCGACATGCTGGGGCGCTGGTTCGACGCGTCGCGCGAGACCTACCCGGAGGCCGTCACGGGGCTCATGAGCGAGCTGATGGCGCGCTTCGTGGCGTTGAATCACCACGCCATCGAGCGCCTCGGGCTGGACGTGCTGGTCTTCCCGCAGGGCTCGCGCTCGCGGCGGCTGTCGCGCGGGCACATCGGCCTCGCGCAGGTGGCGCTGCACTTGGGGGCCACCATCGTGCCCGTGGGGTGCAGCGGCAGCGACGAGGTCTACGACTCGCGCTCGGTCATCGCGAAGCCAGGGGCCATCACCTACCGGGTGGGGAAGCCGATCCGCGCCGCGCACTGGGCCGCCATCGGCCCCAAGGAGCCGTTCGTTCCCTTCTCGCACGCCGCAGAGACGCAGCACCGCAGCGCCTTCCAGACCGTCGTGGACGAGGTCATGGAGCGCATCGACGAGCTGGTGGACGAGCCCTACCGATTCACGGACAACCGCTGCAGCGACGGAACGGCCGGCAGCGCACGCTTCGTCTGA